AGGGTAGGCACCTTTATATCCTTCAGGTAGTTGATTACGGGTTGATCCACCATTCCATCCACCGATTGAGCAACCGTGTAGCAGTAGGCATCAAAATCGCTGGCGGTACGCATAATTAGGCGGTCAGTTATCATAAACTCGGCCTCCTTGGGAACGCGGTAGAAATTGGTAGCTAGGTTATTCTGAATAGCTTCAGCAGTGGTGAGCTTTACCAACTTCGGGGTCATCACATCTCTAAACCATTGGCTTTGCCCTGCGTTGAAGCGCTCAAAACCTGCCGGATCAACCAGAATTAATCCTTTTACCAGATTTGGGTATAGCAGGGTGGTAACCATGGAAATCTGTCCACCCATGGAGTGCCCAGAGAGGTAGACCTTGCCAAGGTTGAGCTCTTGAGCAAACTCGTTAACTATGCTGGCATAAAAGGTCATTGAGCCGCTGTGAGGTTGCTTGCTCGACTTTCCATATCCGGGTAGGTCTATGGCAATGCAGCGATACTTTTTGCTGAGCTCCGGGATGTTTCGTTCCCAAGCTGGGGAGTAGCTGCCAAGACCATGGATAAAGATGATGGTCTTATCGCCAGTTCCTTGGTCGGTGTAGGCAATGGTATATCCGCTTTCGGGGAGTTGCACCTTCTTAACCGGAAAGGGGTAGGATAGGTCGTCCATGGAGCTAATGTTGGTTAGACTCTTGTATGGAGTGTTGCAGCCGCTCATAAGAAATAATCCGGTTACAATGCCAATATATATAAGCTTTTTCATTGCTAAATCTTTAGAACATTAACCATTTAAACACTATAAAAGCTGTCCACGGATCAACCGGACGGGTATCGGAGTTGCCATTGATGGAGCTGCCGTGCGAGCTCTCCTTGCTGTCGTAAAAGTCGCCAAGGAAGAGGTAGGCTCCGTGCAGCTCAAGGCTCATAAACGGCCCGAAGTTGTAGGCTACGCTGCCATTAATTTCTGTTCCCATATGCATTCCACCTCCCGTGGGTTGGATGTTGCTAAAAGCAATGGCACTGCCAACCTTAGCGTTCATCTTGTTGGGAATAAGTCCCTTGGAGTAGGTGAGGGTGGCGGCTGAGAGACCATACCCCATGTTGGATATGTCGCAAATGGCCGGTGTGAATCGGTTAACCACATTACCCTGTGGCATAAGTATGTAGGCACCCGAGCTGATGAATATTGCTCCCGGAGCACCCCATGTGTCGGCCGTAATCACGCCCGAATATTTTCCATCCTTTATGCCATTGCCATCACCGGAGGTGTAGAGCATGTCGAGGGTTACGTTATCGCTGAGGGTCTGCCCATAGCGATAGGAGAGCCTAAGGTTTGCGGCGTAGCCAAAAATATCGGTGGCCTTCTTCCATTTTGTGCTCGAAAGAGCCTTATTCTCCAGCGTATCAACCCTTCCAATGTTGAAGTTGACAAAGCCGGTAACCATCCAGGGGTCGAGCCAGTGGTCGGTATTGCGACCAAAGAAAGAACCCAGCCAAACGATGTCGGCCTTGTAGGGAACGTCGCCATACTTAAACTGGTAAGCCCCATTGTAGGAGGCCAAAAGGCTATTTAGCCCTTCACCAAGGATGGAAACGCCACCCTTTCCGGAGGCTCTGTCGCGGAGGTAGTAGGAAGACGCTCCAATTTTCCATGCCCTAGTAACATCCTTTTCGCCGGTAAATTCGAGCAGCGAAACGTCATCGTTCTGCTCGATGGCATTTTCATAGAGCTGGTAGTAACCAAATTTCATTCTTGAAAAGTCCCAGTCCTTGCGAACGGAGATTCCCACACCGTCGGTACCCCAGTAAGCTAAACGGTAGCCAGTGGTGGTCATCTTATCGAAAAGTGTCCGGTAGGGATTATATGGGGTATCGAAGAGTCGTTGCAAGCCGAGGTTTACAAACCAACCCTTTGACGGATTAAGTTCAATTTCAATGTTTTGAGTCTGGATGTTAACCTGGTCGGCGGAAATGGCCGATCCGAGGTTTCCACCCACGCCGTAGGAGGCATCGCCCCAGGTCCAATCTATTTCGAAGGATGCTCTAAGCGTTGCCTTTCCGTTGAATAGCTTGGGTTGGTATATAAAGAAGGGAATCAGTCGCTGCTCGAAGTAGCGGGAGGTTAACGAATCGGAAGTTGAAGAGGTGTTGCCACCAAATAGCCTTCCCACAACCTGCCCTTTTAGGAATTCACTCTTGGCGTACATGTTGCTCGTTACACCTTGATTTATAAAGAATGCGAAAAACTGCAACTCCTTATCGGCCTTCTCCGGTATTTCCTTGGAGAAGTATTGGTTGGTTGGGGCTTGTGCGTGCGCAAGCGTCAATGTAATGAGCAGCACAACACATGTAAACAACAAGCTTTTTCTCATTTGTAGTTTGGTTTTTGGGTCAGAAGGAACCTTCAGTATAGGTTTTAGGGATGGCTTCCTAACTCAACCTTTTCTAGTAATGGCGATTATACCGATAAATGATGTTAGGAAAAGATAGCTAAAAAAGAGGTTTACGACACAAGCGCAAACCTCTTTTTTATTCAACTATTTACTTAACAATCTTGATGTACTTCTGAACATTAGTAGTTCCATATGCTCCACCGCTAGTGCTACCAAAGCCACCTGCTGGAGTGGGAGGAGTTACACCAGTAATTTGTGGTTCAGTTTGGGCCACCTCATAGTTCATGGTGTAGGGGCTCATTGTTGCATCAATCTCAAACATTCCTTCGCTGGTTAGCGCAGTTGGACTGCCCTGATTCAGCGTGATTGTCCAGATAGTACCAACAGTCGATTTTGCCTGAGTGTAGGTTCCGGTAAGGGTGGTCTTGGCACCACTGGCAAACGATTCTACAAGGTAGGTGTTATCCGAATTAAATTTAGCATAAATGGAGTCGATACCAAGGTATGCCAACAAGGGTGCTACGTTGGCTCCGGAGGAATACCATTCACCAACAATACCAATTTTTTGAGGATCGGTACTGCTATCGTCGCTACTTTTTTCACAGGCAATCAGTGTAACAGAAAAGAGAAGGGCTAGAGCAATTAGGTTTTTCATAGTGTTTTAAATTTAGTTTGAATTAGTGGTTCTTAAAACGGTATTTGAAGCAAGTAATAAAAGTTGTATGGAGCAGTCAACTTTGATTGAAATAACCTAAGGTTGACTTTATTAACTAAACGTGGGTTGATGTATTTTAATATTAAGATAATGAGTTTATTAACGGTTGTTATGTTGGACATGACTCATCATTTTTATCCCCACCGAATTACGTTGGCACCCCAGGCATATCCAATACCTGCGGCAATCATCGATACAATGGTTCCTTTAGATATTTTTTTCTGCTGTAATCCCAGATGGAGGGAGAGTATCTGATCTATCTGACCAAGATGTCCATAATCTTCAAGGTACACGGTTTGCTCCATGGTGAGCCCCAGCTGGTGAACCATGTGCTCATACATGGAGCGCTTAAAGTGAAGGCCTGCCAGATAGCCAATCTTGTCGCGGTCAATTCCCGATTTTTGAAAAGCCGTGTCGATGCAGTTCATCCAGTTTTTCATGGAAACCTCATTGAGGCGATCCTTCATCTGCTTCTCGTCGAAAACCTTGAGCGACTTATAGGCAACCAAAGCGTTGTCGGCTGTGATTGGGTTACAGGTTCCGCCAAACTCCACCCCAACGGCTCGGGCGAGTGAGCCATCGGTCATGATGTGGGTTCCCAGCAGCAGGTTTTGGGAGTAGTTTTTCTTCATGATTATGGCACCTGCACCTGCCGAAAGGTTATACATAAACGATACAGAAGGTTCCTTGAAGTCGATGAAGTCGCCGTTGCGGTAGCCACCCACAATCATGGCGGTGTTGATGTCGTCGTCGGAAAACATCATATCCTTGGCAATCTTCATGGCGGCTACGGCGGTGCCGCATCGCTGCTGCACATCGATGGCCCAGGCATTGGTTGCTCCAATCTGCTCCTGAATGTAAATGCCGGAAGTGGTGAGCGGATATTCCTTCCACTCCTCGCCAATGCAGATGATGAGGTCGATGGACTTGGGGTCTACGCCTGTGTTTTTGAGCACATCCTGCGCTGCTTTTACACCCATCTCCTGCGTTCCATCGTTTTCACCAGGAACCACAATTTGCCTGATCCCCAACTTTTCGATAACCGCCTGCTCTGTCCAATTTCCACCCGTGGCCTCAGCAATTTGCTTTGCGGTCATCCGCTTCTCGGGGATATATATTCCTGTTCCAACAATTCCTACTAGAGTATTCATAAAATCTGTCTTTCAGATTATTACTATCAACACTAAATAGCTAGCTAGTAAACGAAGAGGTTACTGCCAACTGCCAATCCCGCGCCCGAGGCAACAAAAACAACCCTATCACCTCGTTTCACGTTGCCATCCTTTACGGCGTGGTGAAAGGCCATTGGAACACAGCCGGAACCGGTGTAGCCGTAGCGGTCCATTACCATTGTTGTTTTTTCCAGCGGTTGCTTCAGCTCGTTCATCACCTTTACAATTACCGAGCGGTTGATCTGCGTGAAGATGAAGTGGTCGATCTCGTCTGTTTTTTGGTTGTGATCGGTGAGCAGTTTCTCTACAACCATGGGCCATAGCCTTACGTTCCGGTCGCCAGGCAGTGGTTTAAGGCTTAGCAATCCTTGTTCATTGGCGTTGAGCACCTCGTGGGTTACCGGGTTGTGGCTTCCCCCGGCGTAAATTCCAATGAAATACCACTGTGTGCCATCTGCCAGCTGCGTACCACCGATGTAGGATGAGGTTTTGTTCTCGACTCTCTCGAGCACAAAGGCACCTGCACCATCGGCAAAAATGGAGTATCCAAAGGCATCGTTTTTGCGAATGAATGCCGGCATGTTGTAAACGCCAACCACTACTGCATACTTTATGGCGTGGTTGGTGGCCAGCATGCGGGCAGCAGCGTCGAAGGCAATGGTGAAGCTGGCGCAGGAGGCATTCACATCGAAAGCGGCACTCCACTTTTCGCTACCCTGAAGCCGTCCCTGCACCACAATGGCGGTGGCAGGTGAAATAAATTCAGGAGTGTCGGTAGCCACTATCACCAACCCAATGTCGTCGGTGGCAATTTTGGCATCGGCAATGGCATTGAGAGCAGCCTTGGTAGCAAAGTCGGCTGTGGTTTCGGCAATGCCTCTCAGATGGGCAATGTGCCTTTTGGAGATGCCAACCTTGGCCTCAATTTTTTCTGCATCGAAATCAATGCCGGCCAACTTTTTCAGCTCTTCGTTGCCAATGGGTTCGCCCGGTGCATATATCCCGGTCCCCTTGATTCGTATTGGAAGCATGGTAGATAATTTTATATGTAACCCAATTTTTCTGCCTTAGCGGTAAGCTCATCCCTAAACTTTGGATGGGCAATGGAGATAAGCGCCTTGGTGCGCTCCTTCACTGTGCGCCCGGTAAGCCGAATGGATCCCCACTCAGTCACCACGTAGTCGGTGTGGCT
This sequence is a window from Williamwhitmania sp.. Protein-coding genes within it:
- a CDS encoding alpha/beta hydrolase, which translates into the protein MKKLIYIGIVTGLFLMSGCNTPYKSLTNISSMDDLSYPFPVKKVQLPESGYTIAYTDQGTGDKTIIFIHGLGSYSPAWERNIPELSKKYRCIAIDLPGYGKSSKQPHSGSMTFYASIVNEFAQELNLGKVYLSGHSMGGQISMVTTLLYPNLVKGLILVDPAGFERFNAGQSQWFRDVMTPKLVKLTTAEAIQNNLATNFYRVPKEAEFMITDRLIMRTASDFDAYCYTVAQSVDGMVDQPVINYLKDIKVPTL
- a CDS encoding ketoacyl-ACP synthase III encodes the protein MLPIRIKGTGIYAPGEPIGNEELKKLAGIDFDAEKIEAKVGISKRHIAHLRGIAETTADFATKAALNAIADAKIATDDIGLVIVATDTPEFISPATAIVVQGRLQGSEKWSAAFDVNASCASFTIAFDAAARMLATNHAIKYAVVVGVYNMPAFIRKNDAFGYSIFADGAGAFVLERVENKTSSYIGGTQLADGTQWYFIGIYAGGSHNPVTHEVLNANEQGLLSLKPLPGDRNVRLWPMVVEKLLTDHNQKTDEIDHFIFTQINRSVIVKVMNELKQPLEKTTMVMDRYGYTGSGCVPMAFHHAVKDGNVKRGDRVVFVASGAGLAVGSNLFVY
- a CDS encoding 3-oxoacyl-ACP synthase; translated protein: MNTLVGIVGTGIYIPEKRMTAKQIAEATGGNWTEQAVIEKLGIRQIVVPGENDGTQEMGVKAAQDVLKNTGVDPKSIDLIICIGEEWKEYPLTTSGIYIQEQIGATNAWAIDVQQRCGTAVAAMKIAKDMMFSDDDINTAMIVGGYRNGDFIDFKEPSVSFMYNLSAGAGAIIMKKNYSQNLLLGTHIMTDGSLARAVGVEFGGTCNPITADNALVAYKSLKVFDEKQMKDRLNEVSMKNWMNCIDTAFQKSGIDRDKIGYLAGLHFKRSMYEHMVHQLGLTMEQTVYLEDYGHLGQIDQILSLHLGLQQKKISKGTIVSMIAAGIGYAWGANVIRWG